A portion of the Rhinolophus sinicus isolate RSC01 linkage group LG03, ASM3656204v1, whole genome shotgun sequence genome contains these proteins:
- the PSMC6 gene encoding 26S proteasome regulatory subunit 10B — translation MAIPGIPYERRLLIMADPRDKALQDYRKKLLEHKEIDGRLKELREQLKELTKQYEKSENDLKALQSVGQIVGEVLKQLTEEKFIVKATNGPRYVVGCRRQLDKSKLKPGTRVALDMTTLTIMRYLPREVDPLVYNMSHEDPGNVSYSEIGGLSEQIRELREVIELPLTNPELFQRVGIIPPKGCLLYGPPGTGKTLLARAVASQLDCNFLKVVSSSIVDKYIGESARLIREMFNYARDHQPCIIFMDEIDAIGGRRFSEGTSADREIQRTLMELLNQMDGFDTLHRVKMIMATNRPDTLDPALLRPGRLDRKIHIDLPNEQARLDILKIHAGPITKHGEIDYEAIVKLSDGFNGADLRNVCTEAGMFAIRADHDFVVQEDFMKAVRKVADSKKLESKLDYKPV, via the exons ATGGCCATTCCCGGCATCCCCTATGAGCGACGGCTTCTCATCATGGCGGACCCTAGAGATAAGGCGCTTCAGGACTACCGCAAGAAGCTGCTGGAGCACAAGGAGATTGACGGCCGTCTGAAGGAGT taAGGGAACAATTGAAAGAACTTACCAAGCAGTATGAAAAGTCTGAAAATGATCTGAAGGCCCTACAAAGTGTTGGGCAG attGTGGGTGAAGTACTTAAGCAATtaactgaagaaaaat tcATTGTTAAAGCTACAAATGGACCAAGATATGTTGTGGGTTGTCGTCGACAG cTTGACAAAAGTAAGCTGAAACCAGGAACAAGAGTTGCTTTGGATATGACTACACTAACTATCATGAG ATATTTGCCAAGAGAGGTGGATCCACTGGTTTATAACATGTCTCATGAAGACCCTGGGAATGTTTCTTATTCTGAGATTGGAGGGCTGTCAGAACAGATTCGGGAATTAAGAGAG GTGATAGAATTACCTCTTACAAACCCAGAATTATTCCAGCGTGTAGGAATAATACCTCCAAAAGGCTGTTTACTATATGGACCACCAG GTACAGGAAAAACACTCTTGGCACGAGCTGTTGCTAGCCAGCTGGACTGCAATTTCTTAAAG GTTGTATCTAGTTCTATTGTAGACAAGTATATTGGTGAAAGTGCTCGTTTGATCAGAGAAATGTTTAATTATGCCAGAGACCATCAACCATGCATTATTTTTATGGATGAAATAGATGCTATTG GTGGTCGTCGGTTTTCTGAGGGTACTTCAGCTGATAGAGAGATTCAGAGAACTTTAATGGAG TTACTGAATCAAATGGATGGATTTGATACTCTACACAGAGTTAAAATGATCATGGCTACAAACCGACCAGATACACTGGATCCTGCTTTGCTTCGTCCAGGAAGATTAGATAGAAAAATAC ATATTGATTTACCAAATGAACAAGCAAGATTAGATATATTGAAAATCCATGCAGGTCCCATTACAAAGCATGGTGAAATAG ATTATGAAGCAATTGTGAAGCTTTCAGATGGCTTTAACGGAGCAGACCTGAGAAATGTTTGTACTGAAGCAG GTATGTTTGCAATTCGTGCTGATCATGATTTTGTAGTACAGGAAGACTTCATGAAAGCAGTCAGAAAAGTGGCTGATTCTAAGAAACTAGAGTCTAAATTGGACTACAAACCTGTGTAA